One region of Gossypium raimondii isolate GPD5lz chromosome 6, ASM2569854v1, whole genome shotgun sequence genomic DNA includes:
- the LOC105773701 gene encoding uncharacterized protein LOC105773701: protein MASQKLTDYERQRLENIKRNAEMVAALKLHSKAATLSAATAKRHRMKTFKASPEKKPKTETPIVIRRSLRTRGMPPDSKGLPDDFSDNFDKTPKSVSVIKPQSPRVLGPISMGDAFSGDDETESNKMLVGTILSIAKETQVGVSVKDVKDEIFSEKGALGSCKSEGFESLGTEKVDESLSGKRKLVKGVVKNEYLDGLVKIEKSDQWLESLDLKPENVARLLPGRIMVVKFFPCSSVRMIAAGNKFGNIAFWNVDSNNEKEDGIYLYRPHTGPISGILIHQHSMSKIYSSCYDGFIRLMDAEKEVFDLVHSCDDTIFSLSQQPNNSETLYFAEGRGGLKVWDIRTGKSSKNWMLHEDRINTINFNSQNPNIMATSSTDGTACIWDLRSMSAHKLKTLKTVSHSRAVHSAYFSPSGSSLATTSLDNKVGIISGVNFEDACMIYHDNWTGRWLSSFRGIWGWDDSYIFIGNMKRGVDVISPSQKRSVMTLQSPEMSAIPCRFDAHPYKIGMLAGATSGGQVYLWTPC, encoded by the exons ATGGCGTCTCAGAAACTAACAGATTATGAACGTCAAAGGCTCGAAAACATAAAGAGAAACGCCGAAATGGTGGCCGCACTCAAGCTCCACTCAAAAGCAGCCACTCTTTCAGCCGCCACCGCCAAACGCCACAG GATGAAAACGTTTAAAGCGAGTCCAGAGAAAAAACCCAAGACGGAAACCCCTATCGTAATTCGACGGTCGTTGAGGACGAGAGGTATGCCGCCGGATTCAAAAGGTTTGCCTGATGACTTTTCTGACAATTTCGATAAAACCCCAAAATCCGTTAGCGTTATAAAGCCGCAATCGCCTCGTGTTTTGGGTCCTATTAGTATGGGAGATGCTTTTAGTGGAGATGATGAAACGGAGTCTAACAAAATGCTGGTTGGGACAATTTTGAGTATTGCAAAGGAGACCCAAGTTGGTGTTTCGGTTAAGGATGTTAAAGATGAGATTTTTAGTGAGAAAGGAGCCTTGGGTTCTTGCAAAAGTGAGGGTTTTGAATCACTAGGTACAGAAAAGGTTGATGAGAGTTTGAGTGGGAAAAGGAAGTTGGTCAAGGGTGTGGTTAAAAATGAGTATTTGGATGGTTTAGTTAAGATTGAGAAGAGTGATCAATGGCTGGAATCGTTGGATTTGAAACCGGAAAATGTAGCACGGCTTTTGCCTGGAAGGATTATGGTGGTTAAGTTTTTCCCTTGCAGTAGTGTGAGGATGATTGCAGCTGGGAACAAATTTGGGAATATTGCATTTTGGAATGTGGATTCTAATAATGAAAAGGAAGATGGCATATATCTTTATCGCCCGCATACTGGTCCCATTTCTGGGATTTTGATTCATCAACATTCGATGTCAAAG ATTTATAGCAGCTGCTATGATGGCTTTATTCGATTAATGGATGCTGAGAAGGAAGTTTTTGATCTGGTGCATTCTTGTGATGATACCATATTTTCCCTCTCTCAGCAGCCTAATAATTCGGAGACCTTATATTTCGCTGAGGGTCGTGGAGGATTGAAGGTTTGGGATATTCGGACTGGGAAGTCCAGTAAAAACTGGATGCTTCATGAAGATAGGATCAACACCATAAACTTCAACTCACAAAATCCCAACATAATGGCAACCAGTTCAACGGATGGAACTGCTTGCATCTGGGATTTAAGGAGTATGAGTGCCCATAAACTGAAAACCTTAAAGACTGTGAGCCATAGTAGGGCTGTTCATTCTGCTTACTTCTCTCCGTCTGGAAGCTCTCTTGCGACCACAAG CTTGGACAACAAGGTGGGTATAATAAGTGGAGTTAATTTTGAGGACGCTTGTATGATATACCATGATAATTGGACTGGGAGGTGGCTTTCCAGTTTCAG AGGTATATGGGGGTGGGATGATTCATACATCTTCATTGGCAACatgaaaagaggtgttgatgtAATCTCTCCATCACAAAAGAGAAGTGTTATGACTTTGCAGAGTCCAGAAATGTCTGCAATTCCATGCAGATTTGATGCGCACCCATATAAAATTGGGATGTTAGCAGGAGCCACCAGTGGGGGTCAAGTTTATCTATGGACACCATGTTAA